The window CCGGCACGGCGCACGCGTCCGCCGACCGGATGATGACCGAATCGAGCCGGCGCATTTCTTCCTTTAATATCCCCACTGCATTCGTGAGGTCGTTGGCGCGCAGGGAATTGGAACAGACGAGTTCGGCAAACTTGTCGGTGTGATGCGCCGGCGTTTGTTTGTGCGGGCGCATCTCGTACAGGCGGACGCGCACGCCTTGGCGGGCGATTTGCCAGGCCGCCTCGCTGCCCGCCAAGCCCGCCCCGACCACCGTCACCACCGGCTGGCTCACGTCGCCTCACCTCCAACGTGTGTCGTTTCCGCTTCCGACGGTGGGCCCTCGTTCGCCGCGCCTTCCGCGGCGCCCGATGGGTCTTCTTCCGCCTGGAAGTCGCACTGCGTGCAGGCGACGAGCCGCTCCTTTTTCTTCCCGCCCTTTTCCACGAGCAGCCCGCCGCACGTCGGGCAGGGCCGCGCCACGGGACGGTCCCAGGAGACGAACTCGCATTCGGGATACCGCGCGCAACCGTAAAAAATCCGGCCGCGCTTGGAGCGCCGTTCGACGAGCTCGCCGCCGCATTGGGGGCACCGGGCTCCGGTGCTCTTGACAATCGGCTTGGTGAAGCGGCATTCCGGGAACCCCGAGCACGCCAGGAAGCGGCCGAAGCGGCCCATCTTGTAGACGAGGGGCCGGCCGCACTTGGCGCACGTCTCGTCCGACACCTCATCGGCCAGCTCCACCCGTTCCATCTTTTCCTCCGCTTCTTCCAGCTGCTTGGAGAACCACTCGTAAAACTCCTCCAGCACGCGGGTCCACGGCACGCGCCCCTCTTCAATGCGGTCGAGGGCCTCTTCCATCTTGGCCGTGAACTGGACGTCGACAATTTCCGGGAAAAACTCCTCCATGAGCGCATTGACCGCTTCGCCCAGTTCCGTCGGCACAAAGCGCTTGTTCTCCAGCGTCACGTACCCGCGCTTCTGGATCGTCTCCAGCGTCGGCGCATAGGTGCTTGGCCGACCGATGCCCAGCTCCTCCATCGTCTTCACCAGGCGCGCCTCGGTGTAGCGAGGCGGCGGCTGGGTGAAATGCTGCTTGGGCTCGATCGACGCCACAGCCAGGGTCTGGCCCGGCCGCATCGGCGGCAGGATGCGGTCCTCCTCGTTCTTCTCGTCGTCCGTCCCCTCCACGTACAGCTTCATGAACCCGGGGAAGCGGACCACCGAACCCGTGGCCCGGAAGGTGGCGCCGCCGGCGTCGATGTCGACGGTCATCGTGTCGAGAACGGCCGACGCCATCTGGCTGGCCACGAAGCGCTCCCAGATCAGCTTGTACAGGCGATACTGGTCGCGGGTCAAATACGGCTTCACCCGCTCCGGTTCGCGGAACACCGACGTCGGGCGGATCGCCTCGTGGGCGTCCTGGGCCTTCTCCTGCTTGGCGAAGGTGCGCGGCGCTTCCGGCAAGTAGTCCTTCCCAAACGTTTGGGCGATGTACGTGCGGGCCTCCTCCTGGGCGACGGTGGAGACGCGCGTCGAGTCCGTGCGCATGTAGGTGATCAAGCCAACGGCTCCTTCCGCCCCCAGTTCGACCCCTTCATACAGCTGCTGGGCCAGCATCATCGTCTTCGTCGCGCGGAAGCCCAGCTTGCGCGCCGCCTCCTGCTGGAGCGTGCTGGTGGTGAAGGGCGGGACGGGATGGCGCCGCCGCTGCCGCTCCGTCACCTCGCGCACGACGAAGGGTTTCCCTTCCAGCCGCGCCAGCAGGGCCTTCACCTCGTCCTCGTTCTTCAGTTCGGCCTTCTCCGCGCCGTAGCCGTAAAAACGCGCCTCAAAGGGCGTGCCGTCGGCCAAAAGATGGGCCGTCACCGTCCAGTACTCTTCCGGGACGAAATTGCGGATCTCCTTCTCCCGGTCAATGATGAGCTTGACGGCGACGGACTGCACGCGCCCGGCGCTGAGGCCTTTTTTCACTTTTTTCCAGAGAAGCGGGCTAATCTTGTAGCCCACCAGGCGGTCGAGGATGCGGCGCGCCTGCTGGGCATTGACGAGGTCCATATTGATCGGCCGCGGATGGGCAAAGGCCTCGCGGACCGCGTTTTTCGTGATCTCGTTGAACACCACCCGGCACGGGGCCGAGGGATCCAGTTCGAGGATGTTCGTCAGGTGCCAGGCGATGGCCTCCCCTTCGCGATCGGGGTCGGCGGCCAGGAACACCTGCTTCACCTTTTTTGACGCTTCGCGCAGCTCCTTCAGGATGTTGCCTTTCCCGCGAATCGTGATGTATTTGGGTTCAAACCCCTTCTCGATGTCCACACCCATTTGGCTTTTCGGCAAGTCCCGAACGTGGCCCATCGACGCCTTGACGATGTAGCCGCGTCCCAGGTACTTGCCGATCGTCTTGGCCTTGGCGGGCGACTCGACGATGACCAGCGCTTTGGCCAAGAGACCTCCCCCTTTCGCACACCCAACTCGGTCAATACACCGTGTTGTCTCCCTAAAGCATATTATCAATCACCCTGTCCCTCTGCAAACCTTTTCTCGCCTCGGCGGGCGAAGGTTTCCTGGGCCACGTACAGCCCGCCCGGAAGCTGCATCACCCACCCGCGCAGCTCGAGGGCCAAGAGGGCGGCGTGCAGCGCACCCGGCGTCAGGCCGGTGGCGGCCACGAGGTCGTCCACATGCACCGGACCGCGGACAAGATGCGGCCACACGGCCCGCTCCTCGGGGGAGAGGGCCGTGAGGAATGGCGGCTCCGGCGGGGTTTCCGACGATGAGCCGGCGTCGTGCGCCCGTCCACCCCGACCTGCTCCCGTACCCGCAGCGGCTTGCACACGCGCATCCGCCCGGGACGTTGCCGCCAAGCCCGCCGCGCCCGCCAATTCCGACAGCACGTCGTCAATGCCCGTCACCAGCTTGGCCCCCTGCTGGATGAGCGCATGCGGCCCGCGGCTTTCCGGGGAGAAGATCGACCCGGGCACGGCGAACACCTCGCGTCCCTGTTCGAGGGCCAGGTCGGCCGTGATGAGGGAGCCGCTCTTTTCGCCCGCCTCCACCACGACCACCCCGTGGGACAGACCGCTGATGATGCGGTTGCGGCGGGGGAAAAACCCCTTTTGCGGTGGCGTGCCCGGCGGTAACTCCGAGAGGACGAGCCCGCCTTCCCGCCAAATCCGCTCGTACAGACGGCGGTGCTGGCGGGGGTACACCACGTCGACACCGCAGCCAAGGACGGCAACGGTCGTCCCGCCGGCCTCCAGTGCGCCGAGGTGGGCCTCGCCGTCGATGCCGGCGGCCAGGCCCGAGACCACCGTCCATCCCTGGCCCGCCGCATCGAACGCCAAGCGGCGCGCCGCGGCCCGGCCGTAGGGCGTGGGGCGCCGCGTGCCCACGATGGCCAAACCGGGCGCATCGAGGGCCTTCAGGTCGCCGCGCACAAACAGCACC is drawn from Calditerricola satsumensis and contains these coding sequences:
- the topA gene encoding type I DNA topoisomerase, which produces MAKALVIVESPAKAKTIGKYLGRGYIVKASMGHVRDLPKSQMGVDIEKGFEPKYITIRGKGNILKELREASKKVKQVFLAADPDREGEAIAWHLTNILELDPSAPCRVVFNEITKNAVREAFAHPRPINMDLVNAQQARRILDRLVGYKISPLLWKKVKKGLSAGRVQSVAVKLIIDREKEIRNFVPEEYWTVTAHLLADGTPFEARFYGYGAEKAELKNEDEVKALLARLEGKPFVVREVTERQRRRHPVPPFTTSTLQQEAARKLGFRATKTMMLAQQLYEGVELGAEGAVGLITYMRTDSTRVSTVAQEEARTYIAQTFGKDYLPEAPRTFAKQEKAQDAHEAIRPTSVFREPERVKPYLTRDQYRLYKLIWERFVASQMASAVLDTMTVDIDAGGATFRATGSVVRFPGFMKLYVEGTDDEKNEEDRILPPMRPGQTLAVASIEPKQHFTQPPPRYTEARLVKTMEELGIGRPSTYAPTLETIQKRGYVTLENKRFVPTELGEAVNALMEEFFPEIVDVQFTAKMEEALDRIEEGRVPWTRVLEEFYEWFSKQLEEAEEKMERVELADEVSDETCAKCGRPLVYKMGRFGRFLACSGFPECRFTKPIVKSTGARCPQCGGELVERRSKRGRIFYGCARYPECEFVSWDRPVARPCPTCGGLLVEKGGKKKERLVACTQCDFQAEEDPSGAAEGAANEGPPSEAETTHVGGEAT
- the dprA gene encoding DNA-processing protein DprA; protein product: MERSETSGLLAVLASVDGVGPRTLFRLVEAAGGQPEGLVGGDLAQLCRDARIPPEVAARVREAATPRAVRALLARLARLEVGLLTYWDAAYPSLLAHIADPPPVLFVRGDLKALDAPGLAIVGTRRPTPYGRAAARRLAFDAAGQGWTVVSGLAAGIDGEAHLGALEAGGTTVAVLGCGVDVVYPRQHRRLYERIWREGGLVLSELPPGTPPQKGFFPRRNRIISGLSHGVVVVEAGEKSGSLITADLALEQGREVFAVPGSIFSPESRGPHALIQQGAKLVTGIDDVLSELAGAAGLAATSRADARVQAAAGTGAGRGGRAHDAGSSSETPPEPPFLTALSPEERAVWPHLVRGPVHVDDLVAATGLTPGALHAALLALELRGWVMQLPGGLYVAQETFARRGEKRFAEGQGD